The genomic stretch GGCACAATAGTTATTGCTTCGGTAATTTTTGGGTTTTTATCAGGAATAAGCTGAAGGAAGCAGCTGAGTCCATTGGTCTTCCAACTTTTGTTGTGGCTGATGCAGGACGGACCCAGGTATCCACTTCGActtattgaaatatttgttTGTATCCAGCTGGAAATATAGTGCAATGGACAACCTAAAGTGCAAACTGTTGAACTAACCAACTAAGGAGATGATGATTAGGATGAATAGATATATGCTTTTCAATACCGTGATTAGCCGTTGTTCTTTATTGCTATCATTCTGGTAATGCTTGCTGTCTTGCATATCCTTTACTCATCTCTTGAAACTCACAATGTACAAGGAGTAACAACGTAGAAACTAATGTGTATACAAATTGCACAGTGAATTTTATTTCGGGTTCTGAATTATAAAAGctgctttttttattttgtattttcagaTATTATGTGGGGATGAGGGAAGTTATAGGCCCACATAGAACACAAGCATATTGTTTGATGTGAGTCATTCTAGCTAAAAAAGCAGAGAATGAAACCTCATATTATGAACTCTATTTGCTAAGAATTAATCACTACGTAAAGAATAAAGCAACACGGTACAAGATTTGGTCATAAGCTGCAACAGATAGCTTCAGTTCTGTGTAAACGAAGAGTCAAAGTAATTTTGGAGTTATGGAGTCCCACCCGACATGGCTACTATATTGCAAAATGAAGAGTTAAGCATGGGTATGGTAGGGCAAAACAAAGAGTCCGATTAATAGAGTGCAGAACTAGTCTACCCTTGAATTAGGACTCAAAGTAATGCATTCAGGACCATACTATTTGCTCTCCTTACAAGTAATAGACTCTTTGGAAACATATACAATGCTCAGACCTATTTCTTTATGCAGGTCTCTTCTGGGTCGAAGACTGTACTTGCCATTGGGCCTGGTTTGCTTCTGTTCAATTATACCTTGAATTCCTGCAAgctttttttgtgaaaattcgTGTCTAGTCTTGTCAATTACTTGTTATTGTTTTGCAGGAAGTAGATCAACTGTAGATTCAGTTACTGGGAAACTACGCCTCCTATGATGATGATAACTTTTCGAGTGACAGCTTACTAAAGCAGCTGGAGTTCTTGACCGATAGAGTTCTTCATTGCAGATCTTGGGAAAGGACGGCCTTTGCACAAGTGTCCTTGCTTTCGAGTTTTTGGATGTGTGCATTGTTTACAAGATAGAACTCCAACATAGCATTCTTCTTAACATTGTATCTAtgttttattaagcaaaattaGATACAGATTCTTATTCTTGATATGCTGTTTTATTTGCCTTTGTTATTGATACCAATATGCCAAATCCGCACAAGGCTCTTTTGCTCTGTTTCCTTCTTCCTGCTAATCGTTCTGTAATTGGAGAGTACATATCCCTTTTTGATAATGATCTCAGCTAAACCAAATACTTGGTTAGCTCAGTTGCACATCTGTGCTGAACTATCAATTTCTTGGAGGGAGATTCTTTTGCTTCTGCAACGTTACAGGGAAGATATAGAGTTGATGAAAATTGGCTGTAAGAATCTCATTTAATCGACTGAATTGCCACCAGGAAAGGAGCAAGGGAGCAGTAGCTTCACTTCTTCCAAATATGCAGCTAGGTTCCTTTTAACACTTTTCTACTTgaggaccaaaaaaaaaattcctactAATGAATGACTGCATAcgccactggccatttggtccagtggtcatcaccattaaaggtgatgcagtggtcatcaccattaaaggtgatgctggaggtcaggggttcaatccTTGCCTCCCATAAATTTGCCACAATTTGTGGCGGTCTTAATTGACCTTCATTGATGGAGTCTGTACTCACATCGAATAGTCTCGCATTTAAAACAGATTCATCAAGTTGTCAATAGGATGAAATAAATTTGAGGAGAAAAAGGTTATTTAACCAAAGCAAAGTCATATTCTTGAGAAAtcaacttttttcttttctttttttttttaaccacatttttttttttgtgtttttactGGAAAAAAACAGTGAAAATCCCAAGTCCTAATTCTAATCTCTCCCAGTTTCACTCTGCTGCTTCAAATACCCCTAAACCCTATACCCATAAGTGCCCAGCTAAAAAACTGATCGCTTCCTCTCCAATGGCAACTCGCTGTCGCACCCTTTCAAGACCAGCATTTTCCCTTTTCAAATCCACCATGTCACAGCCCTCATCAATCAGGAGACCCACTTCACCTTCGTCTTCAGTATTTGGCATCCCTATACGCTCTTCTCCCACGACAACAACACTCTCAAGGCAATCCCCTTCAACCCTAAACAGACAAAGCCCTCTTATTTCTATTCATTTCTTTCCTCAAAATATGATTTTTCTCAAATGGGTTTTTCCAAATCTTCCAtaaagatttgatttttgaccGTCTAATGTGAATTTGAGCCATTTTTCTTCTGTGGTTGttcttatttattttcaaagatTTGATTTTGAATTGTTACTCTGGATGAAACTTGCTATTTGGTTCAAGATTGTCTCTATCAAGattcaattttttaaatctttAGTTTTTGGGAATTTTCAGGCCGTTAGCTCAAATGGGCTGTCTCCAATCTCTCTTGCCACTCCACACAGCAGTATCTTCAGCTCGGCTGACATCGTGCCTTGGTTTGGACTCGAAGGGCTCCAGGTCGTTGTCTCAGGGTATGCTCTGCAGTGCCAATCCAGGAGTTTGATACTATTTTCTAATGTATCTGTAAGCAAACTCCATCAACTGGATTGATCATATCTCTGTGCGCTTATAGTTAGCTTTTCATCTTTCTCAGCATTTTCtgcaaatttttttcatttttttaatatttttaatacaTGTTCTTTCTATGCGTGTTCTGGCAGCTTTTCAGTCTAGTAATGGTAAAACGTTAGTGGCATTTTGTATATGTTGCTACACAAAATGTACCATATTTGTTCCATATAAGCTACACTATGTTGGATGATTTATGGTTTTTGATTAAGTGCCGAAAACAACAATTGAAGAATTTGATTACAAGCAATGTATCTGGTAAAGACAAGTGGTTCTGTTTTGAGGCATATTTGTTTTACAAGTAAAAAACTTTGTGCCCGCAAAAGGACATGGTGGAGATAAGTGAGAATTTGCAACCAGTTATGCTTGTTATTTGACAAGTTCCGATCGCATGATTGCGTTGTCTTCTGAATTTCCTACTTTCTTTCACCACCGGTGGTTCCCCACccaccaccccccccccccccccaaaaaaaaaaattaacacaaAAAGCTTGGGGAGTGGTTGGATTATGTTATCCCAGGAGCAATAGAAATGGAAACAATGCAAGATGACGTCCACCTGTTAACCAATTTTGTTATTAGACATTTATTCAAGGACAGTCCATAATCTGGTAATAAGAAGCTGCTCTGCTGCTGCCTATATGGAATTTCCCAAGGCAACCACACTCCTTGGGACATATGTGAAGGTAGGaggaagaaatttttcatagtTATATAGTTTGAGTTGTCCTCCAGTCTATGGTATTGAGACTTAGATTTGATCAAAATGCAGCAATCCTTACAATAGTTAACGTAAAAGTACAGTGCACATCAGATATTAGATTGGTGAAGAGAAGGCATAATAGTTTTGTAGGAGAATAGCTTCTGGGTATAATTACTCCCCTAGAGAACTGAATTGGATATTTAAGTGATAAAATGAGGAAAGTTATTTTTGCAGTGCACAATAGGAATACCTATAGAACTGGAGGACAACTTATCAACTCCTACAACTTAGTCATTAAGTTTATTATTTTACTAGTTCTTACTTATCAACTTCTACTACCTACATAACTGGGTGATAAATTGAGGAAAGTTATTTTTGCAGTGGACAACAGGAATACCTATAGAACTGGAGGGTGACTCATCAACTCTTTCAACTTAGTCATTAAGTTTATTATTTTACTATCTCTTAAATAGCGCACATACGTGCTGTAAACTTCAAGTATTGAGTGCAGTTTGAAGTTCTTTTCCTTATGCCTTTGAACAAATTGCAGCCATCCTGAGATTAAAAGCTTATAGAACATATGAGCAGGTATTTATAGGCACGGAACTTGATGTTGAAAGAGCCAGTGACTAATCTACTTATGACAATAAAAAGGTAGTAGGAATTGATGACCAATGTAAGGTTTTAGAATAACCACGTTGATGATCAAGTTGTACAAGTTGATGAATCACGTTAGGActgcaaaacaaaatttttcctTAATAATGGCAAATGATGCAGGACCCTCAACGAAGCGCATGTGTAACATATGAGTATTTACTAAACAATTGTATTTACAGTACTTGGCAGCATTCAAGTAAAACCCTACTGAATGATTACGTTAGAACAACGTACAATTATATGACTAAGATGCTCCTGCATCAGTTAAAATTTCAATTCTGGAAACTTGGCTACAATTGGAGAACTGTTCATAGCATGTTTGTTGAAGAACTGAGCTAGGTCATGTTTATTACTGAGAGAATGTAGTGGTCATTGTTACCACTACATTGTCTCATAGACGAATATGTCATATTGACCCATAGAgataaaactcaagatttgcaTGAAAAATAAGGTAATGGGGCTAACAAACTCCTTTTTTGGTTTATATCAACAATGAGCTGTGTATCATCAATATTGTTGAGGGTGTGATAAGTGTTGCTGTCATTTTACTGAAGTTGCTGCATTTTCTAATTACTTTCTCTTCACTGCACACAACAAGGATTTTTGGCTGCTTTAAAAGTTTTTTTGCGGGAATATTCAGACAGAGAAGTTCGTTGCTTGCCTTGCACTTCTTCATAATATTTGGCCATCTCATATAATTTTAATTGAGGGTTACTTCCTGTTTAGTGATAAGGCATGCCTATGGATAAAGAGAATACATAATGTTTTGCTCCAACACCTCGTTTCACATGGGCCATATAGGGCTATGACCACACGGTTCTCTATATTCTTAAGGAGTTGAGTGTTTTTGCACTATGATCTAATGGTTTTCATTTGCTTCCTCATGGATAAAGCTTTCCGTCAAAGAGAGTTCCCTTACAGATTAAAAATGGGAAAGTTACAGTTTATTTTGAAGTGTAATATCTATGTTTTACCCCTCAAAAGCAAGGGAAAGTAATCCTACGGAAGAGAAAATTTTCACTAGGATTGCTATGCACCATTATGAACAAAAGATGGAAAAGCAAGGGAGGCTCTTCATTAGATGATTGTCAGGAATGGAAAATATTAACTTGTCTTGCTCTGGTCTGCCAATGTTGATGTTCTCCTTTGTTAAGTAATCATTCTTGCTTGTTACTTCTAGCACATGTTAAATGTAGTGGACGTCTGCTGCTACTTTTCTGCATGGTAAGGAAGTGCAGAAACTTTTCTTTATCTACTTCATATTGGAACAGTGTATGAGGGAAATTATAGTGTTTCGCCCAAGACTAGTATTATTTGCTAAGGCGCTTACTACCTATGAATTAAGTTGTGAGATGTGACATGATTGGATCTTACTGCAATTTTTGGGTTGTCTCCATTTTCTTCATGCAAGCTAGGAATTGGGGCCTGGCATAAAGCTTTTGGGTTTTGTGTGAGCTGATTTAGAGTAATATGATGAGGCAGCAGAACACGTGATTAAAGTGTTGACCGTTAAAGGTAGAAAAAAATAGATATTTGTGTGATCCAACATTCAAGAAGGTTATATTCATGGGCATTTTGACCTCGATGGAGTTCTATCATGCTCCACTGCCATGTCAATACATGTTTGGGATTGCAATCAATTCACTGATAGGCAATTGCATCCCTAGCTGCCTGTCCATTTATGTGCTATGGGATAGTAGCATCCATACTGCCTAGTTTTTTTTATGGTGTCTACCAGCAGGAATGCTATTTTCATGATtaaacatgttaaattgctGTTCTTCTTATCTACATTTGTTTTCAAGTCGACTGATTTTGCAAAAGTTTGCGGAGGCAAGCATTGCTGGATTTTTCTTTGAGAAATAGAAGTCGTTCCTCATTTTATTGGCTCACTGTCTGCTTACATATTTTCTCCTTATCTCCAGAATTGGGTCTCTGCGTTCCCCGATAAGAGACAAATGTTGAAGGTGGAGGACTGATTTGCACCATCAAAGTGATGACTTCTTGGGAAGAATACTCATTCATCTCTAACTTCAGTTTCTTTGAAACAATTTTGTATAATACATGCGTTGGTGTAACTTATAGATTATGGCAGATTATTTCTGAACATTCTCAAGCGATTTGCCTTTTTTAACttgaaatttattttgaaaacaaTGTAGTGATGATCAGATTACATTGGCAGAACTCGAAAATGCACAAATTGGGTTAGCACATGTTAATGTTCTTGCTGCTTGTTACTTACAGACCATTGATTCTGCCTTTCCTATTCCATTCCCTTAAAAAGAATGACCCTCAAGCAATCTGAACTTTTctgttggatttttttttctttgggcaGTTGCTCCCTGTCTTCAGCTTGCAAATGagtaatgataaaaaaaaatttctgcttgTCTCAATATTTAGCAGAGAGCTCATATGCATTGCCGCAACTGATGCATTTGAGTCCTTCCATACTGGAGGATTAGCAATATCAAATTTTTACCAAGTGTTTCCACTTTCCACCACATGAGGCCAGCCTACCAACTCCAAGAAGAAGCCAAGTACTTAAATGGATTTTGCCTATATTTAAGTAGGATTGTGTGGGGAACGTGCATGTCACGTGAGGAAGTGTGAAGGTTGATGATGCATATCGTTAATGTGTCTCCTGCCCCTTCAAAAGGGATCCTTGGCCCCTGCAGCCTTGTCTCCCTTGATATATCAATACATTTCCATGTCGGCCTCTCCCTCTTTCTCCCACTCATGTCATGTTACAGTCCGTATTTTATAGTTCCTTTCTAGCTTGTACAATCATCCATGCGCAGCTACAGTCTTGTTTGCTGCAGTGAAGAATTCTTAGGGTCTAGAGGGAACTTCTTGAAAGAGTtcaattttagtattttaccaATTCTTTTGCTCAGGGTATCTAAATGGACTGGCATAAGGCATAAAGATGTACCTCTTCCTGTTACCATTGGGATATTGTGTACTAAATTTCCTGCTCGACAGACAAGTTTATGCATCGTATCATTCATGCTTGCTCTTTCATTTGAGTTTCAATGGtccatcaatcatcaaataaGCTTGGATTACAAGTTGAAGTTTGACACAACTTTTTGGTTGAGTTTGGATACAAATGAACCCTCAGTCAAGTTCAAATACTTGGGAGTTTAGATTGTTAAGAAGGCAATTAGGGCTTGGATTCAGAGAATTTATCTGACAGCAGTTTTGTTCATTAATCCACTGAACAGCTTGAAATAAATGAGATCAAAGCATGGTGTAGTCTCACTTTCAAGCTGACCCTGAGTTGGCCCAATACGAGCGCTGTTCTTAGTTCAAATTGATTGCTCCAAATGGCCGATTTTCCAAGGATAACTCTTGACATTTTTGCTCCtcggaaaataataaaaagctTCACATCTTTCATTATCTTCTTAATTTCTTGATTATAACTTGTCCTAGCTTCTATCAatcattcatggtacatttccTATCACTTGTCCCAGCTATTATTAATGAACCCCTCCTCCTTCCAGTCTTCTTATCAAGCTGAAAAAATTTTGctttaaaagaaagaaaaaaaagggtaaatcttCTTATGTGAAGATGAAGTGCGATTTTAGATATGATAGTCAATAAACGTTAATCAAATTGAAGTCTTGAAGGGTTTCAAGTCTCATTATTAAAGCTCTTATTTTTCACAGTGGATTCTATGTTCTTGTAGCAGTTTATCAAGGGCTTGAATTTGAGAGTTCAAAATTAGGAATTATCTTTGTGTTTTTCTTACTGTAGAATATTAAACTACTAATAAGCTGTTTTAGATCTAAGTCACAAGAGACATTGCCAGTGATGAGATTCTaagagagaaaataaaaatcCTCAGAAACATTAAATAAAGTCTAACTGTCTTTAATTATCACTTGAGAATCCATGCTTGGAGCCATAGTCACCATGTAAATTACTGTAATTAGCAGAATCAAACGTAAAAGAGGAGACAGACACCATACAAGTGAACGTGGAAATATCCTCATGCATGGGAGCCCATATAACCACTtcacaataaaatatttttgggatgTATACAGCCATCTTCTTGTTacacaatttttataatttctCAGGCACTTTCAGTGCACTAAGTGGTACTTTTTATCTATTTCATTGGAGTAGCGTTGAAGATAGAGCATATACTTCTACAAGGCATAAAGGGCTCTTGAATTCATATATGTTTCTAAGTAATCAATTGTAATGATTCTTGAATAAGCAGCATTTGCTGCAATTTTGTGAGAGAAGAGTGCTCACAATGTCTCCCATGGATTGCGCTACACACGTGCATGCAATGGCATCGTTGTGATCTTGTATTTTGGCCGGTGGAATGCCTTTTGCCTCAAAAACAAAGCCAAACACTTAGCAGTtagcacccaaaaaaaaaaaaaaggaaaaggaagaacaAAAAGCATAGATAGTTATCAACTTATTATCCTTattcataaaataaataagggTTTGGCGAACAGGTGTTTAATGGGTACTTGTTAAGAAAGGTCACagatattaatttttttttttcaagtgtaGTTGTTTTATAAAAATTACACCAATTTCTGGCCCTTGCAAACTTTGGTCCTTTTCTTACAGTTTGCTATCAAAGATTCATGCATGTGCCTACGTATATGAAAGAGAAGAATAAAGATGGAAATTTAGCTAAAAACAAGCACTAAAACTTGCTTACATGAGggggaccaaaaaaaaaaaaaaaagtaaaaaaggaAGCATGTGAACACTGCTAAAATAGCTGCTGGAAACACACAGATTAATGCTTCATTCACCTGCCTGCCACAGTTTTTTGCAGCTTCTACTGAGTACCTAAATTTGTTTAATGAAATATTTATTACTTTGCATGACAAAGGAGTACAGAAGATTAATCAAAGACGCATTGAGGGCATCTTGTAGCTGCAGTAGACATGCTggtatataattttatttttttttcagaaatttttttAGTTTAAAGATTCTCAAATTTCATCTAGTGATCAGAGTTAAAGAGAATCAGATCACATATTGGCATCCATCTATTAAGATTCTACGTGCAGTCTATGGATCACCAACGCCTAGGATCGCACATATGTACAAATTAATAGTACAAATTGAAGTCTTAATTATCCCTCTTTCTCTTCCTACACACAACACACACATTTCTAATTCTTGTATTGTAGTGAATTGGTATATATACATATGCATAATGCGTATAATCTGTGTCTATCCAACCATCTATGCatattaaattacaatatagatctaattttgtgatcataTAGGGGCCATAAATTTTCACAAAACATATAATCTAGAAAAATGAATACCTTTCGTGCATTTGAGGAAAGAATTAATAGAAGACGATTTACATATTAAATAGAGTTCAGTGTTCAAACTTGTTTTGATTATGAAAAAAGAAGCGATCTTGCATAATTACTCAGTTGTATTTATACGTCATCTCTATTTATACCTTTGCTCTTCATGTGTTGGGAAACGTATTAGGCAAAAATCGATTACAAATAACAAAATGTTTACAATCATTGCCGTCAATTCATATATTTATCATTGAAGTAAGagtttaaatgccaaattgggGGAAacgaattaaataaaatattgcGAGTACAATTCAAGTCTAGTGTGTTGGTTAAGTTGAGGCATGATTTTTCTTTAAGAATTTTGGGGGAAAGTGAATAGAGTCTGAATTATGGATTATCACATGGTGTGCATAAAAGTAGGCACGTCCAAGGACTGACCTTAAGTCTTACATATAATATGTGAGCCTCTTTCTCGAGGACCAAGGGGTGGAATTGAATTCTGTGCGAAGATATACGTAGCAGAAAACGATGTAAAATCCCATGGTGCTGCTTCTAACATTCTCTGTATTACGTTAATTGATCTTGAGGGATGAATTTCACCACCACCAGATTCATCTGTTCCATCTTCACTGAAATTCATGCCTTTTAGACAAccgaaaatcaagaaattggaacCTTTTTTTggctttcattttcatttttgtccatttcTTTTCATTGTCTGTTAATTTGGACAAGGACAGAGATATACTACAAGGGTTTGACTTAGATAATGATCCCTTTATTGTGAAAGAGTTACAAATGGAAAGTGTCCTCAACTtagtcttttttttcttttaatctaatCCTATTCATGTATTTTGATTACTGGTTAAATGTACAAGGAATTTTGCAAACTAGTCTTAAGGAATTTgatctcttctttttcttagaATATCCTGCCataggaaaccaaaaaaaaaatagggttCTATCGTGAAGTCTAGACATGTTATAATTGCTATCTTAATTAGCACAAAATAGAAGCCAGggtcaatattttttttttctgagtaagaaaacagaaaaactgTACATATATGCAGCTCGTACTTGACTGGCTACTGAAAATAACAGCAGGTTTAGTTAGGACATATTCTTGCAAAATTGCATGTATCTACAGAACTGCAAGCTGGAAATAACAGCAAGTGCCAGATTGGTTATGGCAAATGAAACTACAAGAACAGGGTTTTCTTCttgttggaaaagaaagaaccccCCCCCCCACAATCAACATCAATACTTCTTTACACTGACATGAACCAATTTATCAATCACCCAAACTTGTACAGACACTGTGAGTTCCCTGTCTAAACCAGTAGTTAAATGGTGTAGGCCAATGTATATTTATTGGACGTATCTACATAATTGTACATTTATATatcatcaatatatatatatatatatatgatttccATTAAAATGTGAGTAGAGCTAGAGCCCTGGCTTTGAATGTTAAAATTGATAACAAGAGCTTAGCTGTTGAGTAAATAAACATGATATTGTAAGTTGGAAGTAGTTTAACTGGTTGAATGAAACTCCAGTAAACCAGAAATtgtaacaaaaattaaacaaaaggagATGGAATGAAATTTTGGTCCAATATTTCGCCAGAAGTTGAGGCAGATGAAACTCAAAAGGGACACTAGACTAGAGCCTACATCATCtactgtctctctctctctgttgcCCTCTTTCTCCATCCAATGATCCAAAATTCATGTGCAACAAAAAAGGAGTACTACAAAATTCATTTAAGTCAGGAAACCTCAAGTCTAGCTACAGAAATCATCAATtagataaaaattaaaattatagaGAAGTTTTTCTGGTTAAGCTTCATTCCTTCTTCCTCCCACACTTCACTAAACTATGATTAGGACTCGAATGATAGCTAAATCAGCTGCCGAAAATCGGGCCCAATATGTTGATGAATCAGGTAATCATCACCGTTGGATGATACATCAAACATCATATTTTGATGAAGAAATTGGTGCTGCTGCTGTTGAGCCCTCAACATCTCTTTTTGCCTCCTCAGCTCTAGCACTTTTCTATGTGAATTGGAATGCTTGGTGAGGACAAAAGTCGGGCTTGCAGCGGGCCTGTATTCTGGCACCAGCCTGCCCGACTTGTACCGAACCCCACAAGCGTTACAAAGCGTTTTGGGGCCCATAGGACCAGTCCTCCACTGTGGTGTCTTATCTGTAGCACAATGAAGGCATTTCCTACCTTCACCATTGGCCATGCTAGCATTTTGATCATAAACTTCCGTCTTCTTCGACGGCGCCTTCACCGCCTTCTTGCCAGTGCTCGGGGTCATTTCCGAGTCCGAGGATGATGACATTGCCGCCGCCATTATGGTGGTGGTCGTGGCCGCGGTCAAGGTAGTAGTGGAAGGTGAGACCATGAGTAGGCGAGACGTCCAATTGCATGGAGCGGCGCGTGAGCGCTTGCTACGTGCCTTCGCAGGGACCGACATTTCGGGCCGAAGCATGGGTGTGGCAGTTTCTCGATTGGGTTCCGGCTGGTCGTCAGGAGTTTCTGATACCTCATTAGTACGGGCCTTCATACCTGATATTATCTGCAGCTTCTGCAGGTCCTCACTGGAAAAGGATTCTTCCACAAAATTCGATAGCCATTCCAGCTCAGCCAAATCATCATACTGTCAAgtccaagggaaaaaaaaaaagaaaagaagagtgAAATTTTTAGTAAGACAAACTAATTTCATTTACTCATATAATTAAATGTTCCAACTACCAAATTGTACGTGCAAAATTTGTATTTGAAATTGGATGATCAGTGCATCCCTTAGACATAACAACTAGCCGgaaaaactcaatttcaagCAACTTTGatttggaaaaagaaagaaaaaatcaagTATGCAAGCTGGACCATACATAAGGTTCAAGAatttgaataattataatgttactatctttttctttcttttatatttCAAGCAACCAAATAGTAATTATTctgcctaaaaaaaaaaagaaaaagccacCAAATAGAAAAAGGTCCAAGTTGCTCTTTttagaagaaaacaaaagcCATTAAAACAAAATTCTCTGAGCATATTAACGTACAAAAGTGTAAAAGTCACACGTCTAGTAGTCTCCTTAGGCTTTAGTCGCATGACGCACTTTCAATAAATTAGTACATAATTTCTTGAAATTGCAAGTATGCTTTATATTTACCGGCACGCAAAGTTCACTGGAGAATTGGCCATCAGTGAAATTCCGGCACCCCATATCGCCGCCGGGGAAATGAGGTTCGGTGCTACCGGAGAACGAAGAGTTGCATGAAGTGTCAACGACCGTGGAAGAATCAGTGGAGGTGCCCGCCGTGATGGTAGTGTCAAAAGTGCCGTCAGCCACCATGCCATCATCATTAGGGTAGTCCAGGAGGTCATCGATGATAAAATGGTCGCTATTTTTAGCGTCGGAGAGACGTTTTTCTGGTGCCATATGTGTATTGTAGTAGCCTCCTTGAAAGAATTCCGGGGTCTCCattcaaaaccaaaaaaatttttaaagacAAGGTCAATGTTACAAGCAAGTGTGTATATATACCAGTAGCTggtgaaaagatgaaaagag from Coffea eugenioides isolate CCC68of chromosome 8, Ceug_1.0, whole genome shotgun sequence encodes the following:
- the LOC113781100 gene encoding uncharacterized protein LOC113781100 isoform X1; protein product: MATRCRTLSRPAFSLFKSTMSQPSSIRRPTSPSSSVFGIPIRSSPTTTTLSRPLAQMGCLQSLLPLHTAVSSARLTSCLGLDSKGSRSLSQGMLCSANPGV
- the LOC113781100 gene encoding uncharacterized protein LOC113781100 isoform X2; the encoded protein is MATRCRTLSRPAFSLFKSTMSQPSSIRRPTSPSSSVFGIPIRSSPTTTTLSRPLAQMGCLQSLLPLHTAVSSARLTSCLGLDSKGSRSLSQELGLCVPR
- the LOC113781187 gene encoding GATA transcription factor 12-like, translating into METPEFFQGGYYNTHMAPEKRLSDAKNSDHFIIDDLLDYPNDDGMVADGTFDTTITAGTSTDSSTVVDTSCNSSFSGSTEPHFPGGDMGCRNFTDGQFSSELCVPYDDLAELEWLSNFVEESFSSEDLQKLQIISGMKARTNEVSETPDDQPEPNRETATPMLRPEMSVPAKARSKRSRAAPCNWTSRLLMVSPSTTTLTAATTTTIMAAAMSSSSDSEMTPSTGKKAVKAPSKKTEVYDQNASMANGEGRKCLHCATDKTPQWRTGPMGPKTLCNACGVRYKSGRLVPEYRPAASPTFVLTKHSNSHRKVLELRRQKEMLRAQQQQHQFLHQNMMFDVSSNGDDYLIHQHIGPDFRQLI